In Amycolatopsis sp. FBCC-B4732, the genomic stretch CTGGTCTTGCGGCATCGCCGGGTTCGCCCGGCGCAAGGCCGCCGCGATTTCGTCGCGCGCGCTCAGGACGAGCAGCCCACCGGCGATCGCGGACACCGTGGACACCAGGAAGCCGAAGAAGGCGGCGATGATCGTGCTCGGCGGGTTCTCCCGCACCGTTTCGGTAGTCATACCGGGAAGTTAGGACTCGCCGCGCCCCGGCACCGGTTGAGCCGAGACCGCCTCGTACTTTCGGCCGAGGCAGGCCTCAGGCGACGGACAGCCGTTCCGCGAGCAGCTCGAGGTCCGCGCCCATCGACGTCCCGGCGCTCCAGACGGCTTCGTAGGAGATCCGGACCGCACGGCCGGCCGCGAGCAACGGACGGTGCCGGACCCCGGCCGAGGTGAGTTTCGATCGCGGCAGCATCGCCGCTCCCAGGCCGAGTCCGGCCCATTCCTCCAGCACCCGGTAACTCGCGGCTTCGTCCGGGTAGGCCCGCAACGGCAGTTCGTGCTCCTGGAACAGCTGCGTGGTGAACGTGGTCAGGCCGCACGAATCCGGGACCAGGATGAACTCTTCGCCGCCCGCCTCCCCCAGTTCCAGCGGCCGGTCGTCGACGTCGGAGCCGACCACCACGATCGGCTCGGCCTCGACGACGCGGTGCTCGAACCGGGGCAGCGGCGCGACGGCCGGGACCAGGATGATGTCGAGGTCACCGGCGAGCAGCCCGGTGCGCAGGTTCTCCATGCCGGCCTCGCGCAGCACGAGATCCCGGGGCGTGGGGAGCGCGCGCACGGCGCTGAAGGCACGGGCGACCAGGTGCCCGCCGATGAGCGGCGAGACGCCCATGCGGATCTTCCCGGCGGCCGGCTCGGTCAGCCGCCGCGCTTCGGCGGCCACCGCGTCCAGGCCGGCCAGCGCCTGGTCGATGAGCGGCAGCAGCCGCGCCCCGAACTCCGTGCGCGTCACCCCGCGCGGGGACCGGTCGAACAGCTTGCCGCCCAGCCGCTCCTCGAGCTTGGCGATCCCGTTCGACAACGCCGGCTGGCTGACACCGTAGGCACGCGCCGCGGCGCTGAACGACTGGGTTTCGGCGACCGCCCGCGCGTACCGCAGCGCCTCGACGCTCAACCGCTCAGCCACGATCGGGCCTTGTCACCGGCGCCTCCATTGCCTTGTTGACCTGCGCGGACTCTTGTGACGTGCCCGGTACGCCGGGCCGCGACTCGGCCGTGTCGCTTCGGCGAGCCGCGGCCACCGCCGTGCGCACGGCGGGCCGGCCGGAACGCGCCGGTCAGGTGCACCGCCGAGGCGACCGCGGCCCGCGCCGCCGGGTCAGCGGGACTCCGCGGTGGTGCGGTCATGCCGGCTCGGTCAGCCGAGGGGTGCGAGCACCAGGTAGCCGTCCAGGCGGCACACCTGGCCGGTGTCGGGGTCGGGTGGCAGCGCGTGCCCGAGGGCCTGCGCGCGGACTTCGCCGATCCACTGGTCGTGCTGGTACTCGTGGTTGACCAAGGCGGTCAGCAGGTGCGTCGCGACGATCGCCAGCTGGCCCGGGGCGGCGACCCGGCCGCCGGCGATGGCGGACATGCGGGCGTGCACCCGCTCGGCGACGGTTTCGCGGAACGCAGTGAGCCGCTCGACCGTCGGCAGGGCACCACGGAACTCCTCCGGGTTCGCCGAGTCCATGAGGCCGTCCAGCTCGGGGTCGGGGCTGGGTTCGGCCGCGGTGAGGTTGCGGACCATGAAGTGCGCGACGTGCGCCTGGTGCCCGAGGTGCCAGCCGATCGCGCTGGAGTTCTCGTGCGGGCGCCACGTGATCTCGTCCGGACTGAGGTCCTTCCACAGCTGGTCGGTGTAGGCGCGGGCGCGGTCGTATTCGCGCAGCAGCGCGTCGACGTCATGCATGGCTGACCTCCCGGTGGCGGGTGATGGCTTCGAACGGCGCGGTGCTGCTCCCCGTGCTCACTCCGGACAGTGCCGGAACCCGGTTTCCCCGGCCCCGCGCAAAACCGAACACGCCGGCAGGAGACCACCGTGAATGCCCGGATAACCGGACGTTATAGCCATCAAAGGTGTGCGGCAAGAGGCCATCGGAATCCGTTATGACCCCATCACGTTTAATTTTCTACCAAGAGCTCCGTTAGTCCAGCCGTGTTCGCCGGCCTTCCGCTCCACCCGAAAGGATGAGGTTGGATCCATTGTGAAGCGGGACGACGATTTCTATAGTCGATAACGGTGCTCCTCTCGCACCCGGCCCAGGAAGGGTTTATTCCCAATGAAAAAGTCTTTGGCGTTTGTCGTGTCGGTGATCATGGTCGGATTTCCCTGCGTCGCTCTCGGAGACGAACGCGCGCCCGATGCCGGAAAGGGGACGCGGTTCGAAGCCGAATGGAAGACCCTTTCGGCCCTTGACAGCGATTACGAGGTGATCCAGCTCACCACTTCCAGATCGCTCGACAACAAGATGTACCTCGACGTGAACCCGTACGTACCCTCGCTCAATTCCGTCATGTTCATGTCGGAGCGGGACGGCGGGCACGAGAACCTTTACCTCATGTCGCTCGACAACGGCAAGTTCGTGCAGCTGACCGATTCCGATCACATCGACGGCGACCACGCGAACGTCTCACCCGCGACCGAGCAGGCGTTCTTCGTCGAAGACCGGACGTTCACCAGCGTCGGCCTGCGCGCCCCGTACCAGGAGAAGAAGATCCGCACCGTGCCGGACAAGTACGACGTCAAGGGGATCGTCGCACTGACGTCGGACGGGAAGACGATCGTGTCGTCCCTGTACGACGAGGACGAAAAACGCTCCTCGCTCGTCACCATCGACGTGAAAACGGGGCAACTCGAAACGATCAAGAAGATCGACGGGACCGTCGACCACGTGCTGATCAACCCGGTGTACGGGGACACCCTCCTCTACCACGTGCTCGACAAGAACGAGATCGGGCTCGTCGACATCGGAACGAAGAAGCGGACCCTCCTGACCGGGCCGGAAGACCACGGCGTGCACCCGTTCTGGGAGTCCACCGGCAAGGACGCCGCTTTCGCGCAGCGGAAGCAGGGCGACACACCGGAGCAGGTGGTGACCTACAACATCCGCAAGGAGCGATTCTTCAGCTACGACATCCGGGACTACAGCAACCACTTCGCCATGAACCCGTCCCAGACGATCATCGAAGGGGACGGCGGGACCGACGATTCGCGGTACATCTACTACTATTACATCAAACCGGGCACCGACAAGGTCGACACCGTGAAGATGTTCAAGCACCGAAGCTCATCGTCCTCGGAATCGGTGCACCCGCACGGCGCCTTCATCAACGACACGGACCTGATCTTCAACAGCGACGCGGACGGCGACGGCAACGTCTACCTGCTGCGGGAGAAATAGCCATCCACCACCGTGCCGCCGCGGCCGGGTCCGCAGGAGCGACCCGGCCGCGGCCGGCGCGAGCCGTCCTCAGGGCAGCCGGACCGCCTCGATCTCGCCGTCGCTCAGCAGTGCTTCGGCCAGGCGCGAGGGGCCGGCGACCTTGGTGGCCCAGAGGTCGTAGTCGGTGCACAGGCACCACGAGCGGTCCTCGGCCCAGAGGTTCGACGGGCTGAAGTCGATCTCGGGGTCGTCGTACAAGATCCCGGCGTCACCGAGCTTCCCCGCCCGCACGTGGAGGTTCTCGAAATCGGCGGCCTCGAGAACCAGCGGGCTGTAGTAGGCCAGGCACGGAGTGTCCGGGCCCGCGGGGCTGTGTTCGACGAGGACGTCGATCAGCCGCGTCCAGGTCTCGCGGTCCAGGCTTCCTTCGGTGGGCGGGACGATGCCGAGCGGCCAGCTGCCTTCCTTCTTGACCGAGGGGAAGCAGCGGTACGAC encodes the following:
- a CDS encoding DinB family protein, with the translated sequence MHDVDALLREYDRARAYTDQLWKDLSPDEITWRPHENSSAIGWHLGHQAHVAHFMVRNLTAAEPSPDPELDGLMDSANPEEFRGALPTVERLTAFRETVAERVHARMSAIAGGRVAAPGQLAIVATHLLTALVNHEYQHDQWIGEVRAQALGHALPPDPDTGQVCRLDGYLVLAPLG
- a CDS encoding oligogalacturonate lyase family protein yields the protein MIQLTTSRSLDNKMYLDVNPYVPSLNSVMFMSERDGGHENLYLMSLDNGKFVQLTDSDHIDGDHANVSPATEQAFFVEDRTFTSVGLRAPYQEKKIRTVPDKYDVKGIVALTSDGKTIVSSLYDEDEKRSSLVTIDVKTGQLETIKKIDGTVDHVLINPVYGDTLLYHVLDKNEIGLVDIGTKKRTLLTGPEDHGVHPFWESTGKDAAFAQRKQGDTPEQVVTYNIRKERFFSYDIRDYSNHFAMNPSQTIIEGDGGTDDSRYIYYYYIKPGTDKVDTVKMFKHRSSSSSESVHPHGAFINDTDLIFNSDADGDGNVYLLREK
- a CDS encoding LysR family transcriptional regulator, whose translation is MAERLSVEALRYARAVAETQSFSAAARAYGVSQPALSNGIAKLEERLGGKLFDRSPRGVTRTEFGARLLPLIDQALAGLDAVAAEARRLTEPAAGKIRMGVSPLIGGHLVARAFSAVRALPTPRDLVLREAGMENLRTGLLAGDLDIILVPAVAPLPRFEHRVVEAEPIVVVGSDVDDRPLELGEAGGEEFILVPDSCGLTTFTTQLFQEHELPLRAYPDEAASYRVLEEWAGLGLGAAMLPRSKLTSAGVRHRPLLAAGRAVRISYEAVWSAGTSMGADLELLAERLSVA